One window of the Leucobacter komagatae genome contains the following:
- a CDS encoding AI-2E family transporter has product MENAESPPTARSTMPPSLVVLLGLAASVVVLAGVSFAREVIGPLALAAVIVIICNPIRRPLDRRGWPSWISTTLVVGLSWAILLVLAGMLAFATAEFTQLVIAYSADLRQTADNLFEFFTSLGLSDQFTDAITSVLTPSTIVQYATSLGSSILGIVTALFFIFAYAIFMAADAGRFAKATREFGPSAAPRVRRFAEFNSNVRRYYVVNAAFGLLVAVVDGLALWALGVPAPLVWAILSFVTNFVPNIGFVLGLVPPAVLALVVGGWPLMLAVIAVYAVANVLLQVLIQPKFVSDAVSLSLTLSFVSVLFWTFIIGPLGAILAIPLTLLVRALILERDPGMSWLRWLSGDNAATDGGRPASW; this is encoded by the coding sequence ATGGAGAATGCCGAGTCACCGCCCACTGCTCGGAGCACGATGCCCCCCTCGCTCGTGGTGCTGCTCGGGCTCGCGGCGTCCGTCGTCGTACTCGCCGGCGTCTCCTTCGCACGAGAGGTGATCGGCCCGCTCGCACTCGCGGCGGTCATCGTGATCATCTGCAACCCGATCAGGCGCCCGCTCGATCGGCGGGGCTGGCCAAGCTGGATCTCGACGACGCTCGTCGTCGGGCTGTCGTGGGCGATCTTGCTCGTGCTCGCCGGCATGCTCGCCTTCGCCACGGCGGAGTTCACGCAGCTCGTCATCGCGTACAGCGCCGACCTGCGTCAGACTGCCGACAACCTGTTCGAGTTCTTCACGTCACTGGGGCTGAGCGACCAGTTCACCGACGCGATCACCTCGGTACTCACGCCGTCGACGATCGTGCAGTACGCGACCTCGCTCGGAAGCAGCATCCTTGGGATCGTCACGGCACTGTTCTTCATCTTCGCCTACGCCATCTTCATGGCGGCAGACGCGGGCAGGTTCGCGAAGGCGACGCGAGAGTTCGGGCCGTCCGCAGCTCCGCGGGTGCGGCGGTTCGCCGAGTTCAACAGCAACGTGCGCCGCTACTACGTCGTGAACGCCGCGTTCGGCCTCCTCGTCGCGGTCGTCGACGGCCTCGCGCTCTGGGCCCTCGGGGTCCCGGCGCCGCTCGTCTGGGCGATCCTGTCGTTCGTCACCAACTTCGTGCCGAACATTGGTTTCGTGCTCGGCCTCGTCCCGCCCGCGGTCCTCGCGCTCGTCGTCGGCGGCTGGCCGCTCATGCTCGCCGTGATCGCCGTCTACGCCGTCGCGAACGTGCTGCTGCAGGTGCTCATCCAACCCAAGTTCGTGAGTGACGCCGTCAGCCTGAGCCTCACGCTTAGCTTCGTCTCCGTGCTCTTCTGGACGTTCATCATTGGGCCGCTCGGCGCGATCCTCGCGATCCCGCTCACTCTCCTCGTGCGCGCGCTGATCCTCGAGCGAGACCCGGGCATGAGCTGGCTCCGGTGGCTTTCCGGCGACAACGCAGCGACCGACGGCGGCCGACCGGCTTCGTGGTAG
- a CDS encoding DUF3817 domain-containing protein, giving the protein MSPRNLFRLFATAEVITWAGLIAALILRATGVTAAAVSIAGGIHGFVFLAYCVTTVFVWINQRWKPGLGILGLALAIVPFATYPFERAVDKRGLLEGPWRLAPGGDAPRGFVEHVQAWILRRPFLSIALIAVLVAIVFVVLLWLGPPVPKG; this is encoded by the coding sequence ATGAGCCCGAGAAATCTGTTCCGCCTGTTCGCTACCGCGGAAGTCATCACCTGGGCGGGGCTCATTGCCGCGCTCATCCTCCGCGCAACAGGCGTAACCGCCGCCGCCGTGTCCATCGCGGGCGGCATCCACGGATTCGTGTTCCTCGCGTACTGCGTCACCACGGTCTTCGTATGGATCAACCAGCGGTGGAAGCCGGGCCTCGGTATCCTCGGCCTCGCGCTCGCCATCGTGCCGTTCGCCACTTACCCCTTTGAGCGCGCAGTCGACAAGCGAGGCCTACTCGAAGGGCCCTGGCGACTGGCACCCGGCGGAGACGCGCCGCGCGGCTTCGTCGAGCACGTCCAAGCCTGGATCCTGCGCCGTCCGTTCCTGTCGATCGCACTCATCGCTGTCCTTGTCGCGATCGTGTTCGTCGTGCTGCTCTGGTTGGGCCCGCCGGTGCCCAAGGGTTAG
- a CDS encoding purine-nucleoside phosphorylase, with protein MTESRTLLVFAHGDEASAFADVPHLVTGVGKINAAVSLAEALRAGDVERVIVLGTAGVVGEGEDRLSLDTVYQVTALVQHDFSLPSEAVEPSGDVLLAETATMATGDQFVKDDAQRTHIAGLGAQLVDMEGYAYATLCARFGVPLQVFKVPSDFADSSTTDAEWDEIVFAKSRQLRAFWEDRLR; from the coding sequence ATGACCGAGAGCCGCACCCTGCTTGTATTCGCGCACGGCGACGAGGCGTCAGCGTTCGCCGACGTGCCGCACCTGGTGACGGGCGTCGGCAAGATCAACGCCGCGGTCTCGCTCGCGGAGGCGCTGCGCGCGGGCGATGTGGAGCGGGTCATCGTGCTTGGCACCGCCGGCGTCGTTGGCGAGGGGGAGGATCGGCTCTCGCTCGACACCGTCTACCAGGTGACGGCGCTCGTGCAGCACGACTTTTCGCTGCCCTCGGAGGCGGTCGAGCCCTCGGGTGACGTGCTGCTCGCGGAGACGGCCACGATGGCTACCGGTGACCAGTTCGTGAAGGACGACGCGCAGCGCACCCACATCGCTGGCCTTGGGGCCCAGCTCGTCGATATGGAGGGCTACGCGTACGCGACGCTCTGCGCGCGGTTCGGCGTGCCGCTGCAGGTGTTTAAGGTGCCGTCGGACTTTGCCGACAGCTCGACCACGGACGCGGAGTGGGATGAGATCGTGTTTGCGAAGAGCCGCCAGCTGCGCGCGTTCTGGGAGGACCGCCTGCGCTAA
- a CDS encoding bifunctional pirin family protein/GNAT family N-acetyltransferase, translating into MSNLESQPEETLCAAGPGRAGEVEILEPREVPLGGLRGMPVRRTLPQRGRSLIGAWCFLDHYGPDDVAETGGMQVRAHPHTGLQTASWLFTGTIEHRDSAGNHAMVRPGELNLMTAGSGISHSERSTQDTSVLHGAQLWIALPKRARGIAKRFDHYVPPVATGDGYAARVFLGSLLGEHSPVETHTPLVGAELTLEPHSALSLTVDPAHEHGVLVDTGAVTFAPGGSAGTELVAEDLGFAAAGCSEFLLTAGPEGARVLLIGGEPFEDELVMWWNFIGGSHEEVAAARDAWQATIASSESGTVAADDRYGLPDDEPEPPLPAPVLPTARLLPRSKLGPLPATTDTLATTASAGPISPRSSTPSFEEATVSEASEQIRVVHEPEAPRYAIYVGDTLAGFADYRVTARGDSRAFVHTEVDPEFGGRGLAGTLVTEALADTRAAGMRIVPYCPYVSAWLKKHPEYEEIVDWPNV; encoded by the coding sequence ATGAGCAATCTTGAGTCACAGCCCGAAGAAACACTCTGCGCCGCCGGCCCGGGGAGGGCTGGGGAGGTCGAGATTCTTGAGCCGCGCGAGGTGCCGCTCGGCGGCCTTCGCGGGATGCCCGTGCGACGCACGCTCCCGCAGCGCGGCCGCAGCTTGATCGGCGCCTGGTGCTTCCTCGACCACTATGGCCCCGATGACGTCGCCGAGACCGGCGGCATGCAGGTGCGGGCCCATCCGCACACGGGACTGCAGACCGCGAGCTGGCTCTTCACGGGCACGATCGAGCACCGCGACAGCGCTGGCAATCACGCGATGGTGCGGCCCGGGGAGCTGAACCTCATGACCGCGGGCTCAGGCATCAGCCACTCAGAGCGCTCAACGCAAGACACCTCGGTGCTCCACGGCGCCCAGCTCTGGATCGCGCTGCCCAAGCGCGCCCGGGGCATCGCCAAACGCTTTGACCACTACGTGCCCCCGGTCGCCACCGGCGACGGGTACGCAGCCAGGGTGTTCCTCGGCTCACTGCTCGGTGAACACTCCCCCGTGGAGACGCACACGCCCCTTGTCGGGGCCGAGCTGACCCTCGAGCCGCACTCGGCACTCAGCCTCACGGTCGATCCGGCGCACGAACACGGTGTGCTCGTCGACACCGGCGCGGTCACCTTCGCCCCCGGCGGCTCCGCGGGAACCGAGCTTGTGGCTGAGGATCTCGGCTTCGCCGCGGCCGGGTGCTCCGAGTTCCTCCTCACGGCCGGCCCCGAGGGCGCCCGAGTCTTGCTCATCGGCGGGGAACCGTTCGAGGATGAGCTCGTCATGTGGTGGAACTTTATTGGGGGTTCTCACGAAGAGGTCGCAGCGGCGCGTGACGCCTGGCAAGCGACGATCGCATCCTCCGAATCGGGCACAGTCGCCGCCGATGACCGCTACGGGCTCCCCGATGATGAGCCCGAGCCGCCGCTGCCGGCGCCCGTGTTACCCACCGCTCGGCTCCTTCCCCGCAGCAAGCTCGGGCCGCTCCCAGCGACAACGGACACGCTCGCGACGACAGCAAGCGCCGGGCCCATAAGCCCTCGTTCATCAACCCCTTCATTTGAGGAGGCCACAGTGTCTGAAGCATCCGAACAGATCAGAGTTGTTCACGAGCCAGAGGCTCCGAGATACGCGATCTACGTTGGCGACACCCTCGCTGGATTCGCCGACTACCGGGTCACCGCTCGCGGCGATTCACGCGCGTTCGTGCACACCGAGGTCGATCCCGAGTTCGGCGGGCGCGGCCTCGCCGGTACGCTGGTGACCGAGGCCCTGGCCGACACGCGCGCCGCGGGAATGCGAATCGTGCCCTACTGCCCCTACGTGTCGGCGTGGCTGAAGAAGCACCCCGAATACGAGGAGATCGTCGATTGGCCCAACGTGTAG
- a CDS encoding CGNR zinc finger domain-containing protein has translation MHLNPYGTYAVQLAASLANDWPHDRDGIEERTREFGMTMRFARHDDDHAGVRAVIDEWLRVVDAADPERRAEILNRQMADAAAFPQLVNHDGEGWHLHYRDDRESLPGVLRSVIPVGTALHLTTRGVTRLGRCEAAPCENVVVDVTRNGRQRFCSVRCANRAAVRRHRARA, from the coding sequence ATGCATCTCAACCCTTACGGAACGTACGCGGTGCAGCTTGCGGCATCGCTCGCCAACGACTGGCCCCACGATCGTGACGGAATCGAGGAGCGCACCCGCGAGTTCGGCATGACCATGCGCTTCGCCCGCCACGACGATGATCATGCCGGGGTGCGCGCGGTCATCGACGAGTGGCTGCGCGTGGTGGACGCAGCCGACCCCGAGCGGCGAGCCGAGATTCTCAACCGCCAGATGGCCGACGCCGCCGCCTTTCCGCAGCTCGTCAACCACGACGGCGAGGGCTGGCACCTGCACTACCGCGACGACAGGGAGTCGCTGCCGGGCGTGCTCCGGTCGGTGATCCCTGTCGGCACCGCGCTGCACCTGACGACCCGCGGCGTCACGCGGCTCGGCCGATGCGAGGCGGCGCCGTGCGAAAACGTTGTCGTCGACGTGACGAGGAACGGGCGGCAGCGGTTCTGCTCAGTGCGGTGCGCAAACCGTGCCGCGGTGCGCCGCCACCGCGCCCGGGCGTGA
- a CDS encoding TIGR00730 family Rossman fold protein, translating to MAQRVADPIRVSAVVVRDPEGRVLNVRKRGTQSLMLPGGKPEPGEDPRDTAIREFREELGIELDPLRLRGLGEFRAPAANEPERDVIAQVFEHPYVAVDRPLAEIEHLEWADPGAENPAMAPLNTEQVFPALATAARPPQRLAVFTGSAFGNSPSFASGARAFGNAMGEAGIDLVYGGGKVGLMGTVADAVLESGGSAFGVITEALLDGETGHTGLTRLEVVATMPERKRRMAELTDAFVALPGGPGTLEEIFEVWTWVTLGIHTKPVALYDIDGYWQPLIGAIDAMVDAGFSKPEARAALIVATEPEELFTKISAWEPPRPKWS from the coding sequence TTGGCCCAACGTGTAGCCGACCCCATTCGCGTCAGCGCTGTCGTAGTACGCGACCCCGAGGGCCGGGTCCTCAACGTGAGAAAGCGCGGCACCCAGTCGCTCATGCTTCCGGGCGGCAAGCCCGAGCCCGGTGAGGATCCGCGGGACACCGCCATCCGCGAGTTCCGGGAAGAGCTCGGCATCGAGCTCGACCCGCTCCGCCTGCGGGGGCTCGGCGAGTTCCGAGCCCCCGCGGCGAACGAGCCTGAGCGCGACGTCATCGCGCAGGTCTTTGAGCACCCCTACGTCGCCGTGGATCGGCCGCTCGCAGAGATCGAGCACCTTGAGTGGGCCGATCCCGGCGCCGAGAACCCCGCGATGGCGCCCCTCAACACCGAGCAGGTGTTTCCGGCGCTGGCCACCGCCGCAAGGCCGCCGCAGCGCCTCGCCGTGTTCACGGGCTCTGCGTTTGGCAATTCGCCCTCGTTCGCCTCGGGCGCGCGGGCGTTCGGCAACGCGATGGGCGAGGCCGGTATTGACCTCGTGTACGGCGGCGGCAAGGTCGGGCTCATGGGCACCGTCGCGGACGCCGTGCTCGAGTCGGGTGGCAGCGCGTTCGGCGTCATCACCGAGGCCCTCCTTGACGGCGAGACCGGCCACACCGGGCTCACCCGCCTCGAAGTCGTCGCCACAATGCCTGAGCGCAAGCGCCGGATGGCAGAGCTCACCGACGCGTTCGTCGCGCTGCCCGGCGGCCCCGGCACGCTCGAGGAGATCTTCGAGGTCTGGACCTGGGTGACGCTCGGCATCCACACCAAGCCCGTCGCGCTGTACGACATCGACGGCTACTGGCAGCCACTCATCGGCGCGATCGATGCGATGGTCGACGCCGGATTCTCAAAGCCAGAGGCACGCGCCGCCCTCATCGTCGCGACGGAACCTGAGGAGCTCTTCACAAAAATCAGCGCTTGGGAGCCCCCGCGGCCCAAGTGGTCGTAG
- a CDS encoding S-ribosylhomocysteine lyase produces MSDVELAAVESFALDHTKVLAPYVRLIGVEHGPKGDAISNFDIRLVQPNEGEIPTAGLHTIEHTIAALLRTRFDGLIDISPFGCRTGFHMIVWGEPTSSEVAEAIKSSLTDLVERVEWDDVPGTTAESCGNYRDHSLHSAKEWSKQVLAQGISIDAFDRSVIA; encoded by the coding sequence ATGAGTGACGTAGAGCTTGCCGCAGTTGAGAGTTTCGCCCTGGATCACACGAAGGTGCTCGCGCCATATGTCAGGCTCATTGGCGTTGAGCACGGCCCAAAGGGCGACGCGATCTCAAACTTTGATATCCGCCTCGTGCAGCCCAACGAGGGCGAGATTCCGACGGCGGGCCTCCACACGATCGAGCACACGATCGCGGCCCTGCTGCGCACGCGGTTCGATGGCCTCATCGACATCTCGCCGTTCGGGTGCCGCACTGGCTTCCACATGATCGTGTGGGGCGAGCCGACCTCGTCCGAGGTAGCGGAGGCCATCAAGTCCTCGCTCACCGACCTTGTCGAGCGGGTCGAGTGGGACGACGTCCCCGGTACGACGGCAGAGAGCTGCGGCAACTATCGCGACCACAGTCTGCACTCCGCCAAGGAGTGGTCGAAGCAGGTGCTCGCGCAGGGCATTAGCATCGACGCGTTCGACCGCAGCGTCATCGCGTAG
- a CDS encoding amidohydrolase family protein has protein sequence MTIETVLRADSMLTPAGTVAPAELAFDETGRITYAGAPRPESVVTHDLAGHALMPGLTNGHTHSAMTLQRGVSDDESFMQWLATVQGIEQRLTHDDLVAGLELALLEMIETGTVAFADMYYWDEALIERVRSAGMRVFAALACSATDHVAYPTVSPMTGAEVLDEVERLAAHYREDPLVRVGFGPHAPYTCTPEFLREVRSRALAGGIPIHTHVSESAAEVAQIREQYGKTPGEHLASLDFFDADVHAAHCVHLTAGEISTFAETGTSISHNPVSNLKLGNGIAPFPEMIGAGLELAIGTDSVASNNSLDLFEELKHATILHRGARQDAAAVLGPQVLDIATRGGAAAIGFPESGALAAGKFADVVAVDLRGTAAAPLAPESLVAHLVYGATGRDVRHVFIGGRHVYADGEHLTLDADAVKARAREARARLVA, from the coding sequence ATGACGATTGAGACAGTGCTTCGCGCCGACTCCATGCTCACGCCGGCCGGAACGGTGGCGCCGGCTGAACTCGCGTTCGACGAGACTGGCCGCATCACCTACGCCGGGGCCCCGCGCCCTGAGAGCGTCGTGACCCACGACCTCGCCGGTCACGCGCTCATGCCGGGCCTCACGAACGGCCACACTCACTCGGCGATGACCCTGCAGCGGGGCGTCTCCGACGACGAGAGCTTCATGCAGTGGCTCGCGACGGTGCAGGGCATCGAGCAGCGACTCACTCACGACGACCTCGTGGCGGGTCTCGAGCTCGCACTGCTCGAGATGATCGAGACCGGCACGGTGGCGTTTGCCGACATGTACTACTGGGACGAGGCGCTCATCGAACGGGTGCGCTCTGCGGGGATGCGCGTGTTCGCGGCGCTCGCCTGCAGCGCGACCGACCACGTTGCCTACCCGACGGTATCGCCGATGACCGGCGCCGAGGTGCTCGACGAGGTCGAGCGGCTCGCAGCGCACTACCGGGAAGACCCGCTCGTGCGTGTCGGCTTCGGGCCGCACGCGCCGTACACCTGCACCCCCGAGTTCCTGCGCGAGGTGCGTTCGCGCGCGCTCGCCGGTGGCATCCCGATCCACACCCACGTCTCGGAGTCGGCGGCGGAGGTCGCGCAGATCCGTGAGCAGTACGGGAAGACGCCGGGGGAGCACCTCGCGTCGCTCGACTTCTTCGACGCCGACGTACACGCGGCGCACTGCGTGCACCTCACCGCCGGCGAGATCTCGACCTTTGCCGAGACCGGCACCTCAATTAGCCACAACCCGGTCTCGAACCTCAAGCTCGGGAACGGCATCGCGCCGTTCCCCGAGATGATCGGCGCGGGCCTCGAGCTTGCGATCGGCACCGACTCGGTCGCGAGCAACAACTCGCTCGACCTGTTCGAAGAGCTGAAGCACGCCACGATCCTGCACCGCGGCGCCCGCCAGGATGCGGCGGCGGTGCTCGGGCCCCAGGTGCTCGACATTGCGACCCGCGGCGGGGCCGCCGCGATCGGGTTCCCCGAGTCCGGTGCGCTCGCCGCCGGGAAGTTCGCCGACGTCGTCGCGGTGGATCTCCGGGGCACCGCCGCCGCTCCGCTCGCCCCCGAATCGCTCGTCGCGCACCTCGTGTACGGCGCGACCGGGCGCGACGTGCGCCACGTGTTCATTGGCGGCAGGCACGTCTACGCGGACGGTGAGCACCTCACGCTCGACGCTGACGCGGTCAAGGCGCGGGCGCGCGAGGCGCGGGCCAGGCTCGTCGCCTAG